In the genome of Streptomyces sp. V2I9, one region contains:
- a CDS encoding (5-formylfuran-3-yl)methyl phosphate synthase → MLLLISPDGVEEALACAEAAEHLDIVDVKKPDEGSLGANFPWVIREIRAAVPADKPVSATVGDVPYKPGTVAQAALGAAVSGATYIKVGLYGCGTPQQAIEVMRGVVRAVKDYRPDAFVVASGYADAHRIGCVNPLALPDIAHRSGADAAMLDTAIKDGTRLFDHVPPDACAEFVRLAHEAGLLAALAGSVKREDLAVLTRIGTDIVGVRGAVCEGGDRNTGRIQPRLVASFRAEMDRHAREFAAAPAAS, encoded by the coding sequence TTGCTGCTCCTCATCTCCCCGGACGGCGTCGAAGAGGCTCTGGCGTGCGCCGAGGCGGCGGAACACCTGGACATCGTCGATGTGAAGAAGCCCGACGAGGGCTCGCTCGGCGCGAACTTCCCCTGGGTCATCAGGGAGATCCGCGCGGCGGTCCCGGCGGACAAGCCGGTGTCCGCCACGGTCGGCGACGTGCCGTACAAGCCCGGCACGGTGGCGCAGGCGGCACTCGGCGCGGCCGTCTCCGGGGCCACGTACATCAAGGTCGGCCTCTACGGATGCGGCACGCCCCAGCAGGCGATCGAGGTGATGCGCGGGGTCGTCCGGGCGGTGAAGGACTACCGGCCCGACGCGTTCGTCGTGGCCTCGGGCTACGCCGACGCCCACCGGATCGGCTGCGTGAACCCGCTCGCGCTGCCCGACATCGCCCACCGCTCCGGCGCCGACGCGGCCATGCTCGACACCGCGATCAAGGACGGGACCCGGCTGTTCGACCATGTGCCGCCGGACGCCTGCGCGGAGTTCGTCCGGCTGGCCCACGAGGCCGGTCTGCTCGCCGCCCTCGCGGGCAGCGTGAAGAGGGAGGACCTGGCCGTGCTGACCCGTATCGGGACGGACATCGTGGGGGTGCGCGGGGCGGTCTGCGAGGGGGGCGACCGCAACACCGGGAGGATCCAGCCACGGTTGGTGGCCTCCTTCCGGGCGGAGATGGACCGGCATGCCCGAGAGTTCGCGGCCGCCCCGGCCGCGAGCTGA
- a CDS encoding acyl-CoA dehydrogenase, with the protein MTTDRTPPTPTGHVRPELDVKALGALLDGEYAEIRALVRANLVTHAAVLDEAEELDIDAFRERVRERVVAMAATGQSGMGFPARYGGGGDVGASIAAFETLALGDLSVLVKAGVQFGLFGGAILHLGTERHHAAYLPDLITGKLMGCFAMTETGHGSNVQALGTVARYDAAAREFVITTEGDQARKDYIGNAARHGELAVVFAQLEVDGKSEGVHAFVVPIRSGGEPAPGVGIEDDGRKMGLNGVDNGRLRFDGVRVPREALLNRFADVTPEGVYESTIDNPHRRFFTMLGTLVQGRVSVGGAGVAVSKTALTLATRYALRRRQFAAGAEGEEQLLLDYGLHQRRLLPLIARTYALHFAQDVVRTQLHDVFSGTRDDPQARRLLEARAAGTKALATWHATRVVQECREACGGAGYLAVNRFAALKADSDIFTTFEGDNHVLMQLVAKGLLTHYASEFEDLDQLGTVRHVAGLAVETIIEKTSAHKLLERVRDLLPGGDEWDQEAGLLDAEYQLAMVRHREEHMLAGVARRLKRGIDQKRDPGTVFSRVQDHVIALAHAHMERLLLEAFVDKVRTLPEGGDKVALGLLCDLFALTTIEADRAWFMEHGRLTVQRSKAITREVNDLCRRIRPLAGDLVDAWNIPSAVLRAPDLVGGA; encoded by the coding sequence ATGACCACTGACAGAACCCCGCCCACTCCCACCGGTCACGTGCGGCCGGAGCTCGACGTCAAGGCGCTGGGCGCGCTGCTGGACGGCGAGTACGCCGAGATCCGCGCACTGGTCCGGGCCAATCTGGTGACCCACGCCGCGGTCCTCGACGAGGCCGAGGAGCTCGACATCGACGCCTTCCGCGAGCGGGTGCGCGAACGCGTGGTCGCCATGGCGGCGACGGGGCAGAGCGGCATGGGGTTCCCGGCCCGGTACGGCGGGGGCGGTGACGTCGGGGCCTCGATCGCCGCGTTCGAGACGCTGGCCCTCGGCGATCTGTCGGTGCTGGTGAAGGCCGGCGTGCAGTTCGGCCTCTTCGGCGGTGCGATCCTGCACCTGGGCACCGAACGCCACCACGCGGCCTATCTGCCCGACCTGATCACCGGGAAGCTGATGGGCTGCTTCGCGATGACCGAGACCGGACACGGCTCCAACGTGCAGGCGCTCGGGACCGTCGCCCGGTACGACGCCGCCGCGCGGGAGTTCGTCATCACCACCGAGGGCGACCAGGCGCGCAAGGACTACATCGGCAACGCGGCCCGCCACGGCGAACTGGCGGTGGTCTTCGCCCAGTTGGAGGTGGACGGGAAGTCCGAGGGCGTGCATGCGTTCGTCGTGCCGATCCGTTCCGGCGGCGAGCCGGCCCCGGGTGTCGGGATCGAGGACGACGGCCGCAAGATGGGCCTCAACGGCGTGGACAACGGACGCCTCCGGTTCGACGGGGTGCGGGTGCCCCGCGAGGCGCTGCTCAACCGCTTCGCCGACGTCACCCCGGAAGGCGTCTACGAGAGCACGATCGACAACCCCCACCGCCGCTTCTTCACCATGCTCGGCACCCTGGTCCAGGGCCGGGTCAGTGTCGGCGGCGCCGGGGTGGCCGTCTCCAAGACCGCCCTCACGCTCGCCACCAGGTACGCACTGCGCCGCCGGCAGTTCGCCGCGGGCGCCGAGGGGGAGGAGCAGCTGCTCCTCGACTACGGACTGCACCAGCGCCGGCTGCTGCCGCTGATCGCGCGCACGTACGCGTTGCACTTCGCGCAGGACGTCGTCCGCACCCAGCTGCACGACGTCTTCTCCGGCACCCGGGACGACCCGCAGGCGCGCCGGCTGCTGGAGGCGCGCGCCGCCGGGACCAAGGCGCTGGCCACCTGGCACGCCACCCGCGTGGTGCAGGAGTGCCGGGAGGCGTGCGGCGGGGCCGGCTATCTGGCCGTCAACCGGTTCGCCGCGCTCAAGGCCGACAGCGACATCTTCACCACCTTCGAGGGGGACAACCACGTCCTGATGCAGCTCGTCGCCAAGGGTCTGCTGACCCACTACGCGAGCGAGTTCGAGGACCTGGACCAGCTCGGGACGGTCCGCCATGTCGCCGGCCTCGCCGTCGAGACGATCATCGAGAAGACCTCGGCCCACAAGCTCCTGGAGCGGGTGCGCGACCTGCTGCCCGGCGGTGACGAGTGGGACCAGGAGGCCGGTCTGCTCGACGCGGAGTACCAGCTCGCCATGGTCCGCCACCGCGAGGAGCACATGCTCGCCGGGGTGGCCCGCAGGCTCAAGCGCGGCATCGACCAGAAGCGCGATCCCGGCACCGTCTTCTCCCGGGTGCAGGACCACGTCATCGCCCTCGCCCACGCCCATATGGAGCGGCTGCTGCTGGAGGCGTTCGTCGACAAGGTCCGCACGCTCCCCGAGGGTGGAGACAAGGTGGCGCTGGGTCTGCTGTGCGACCTGTTCGCCCTGACGACGATCGAGGCGGACCGGGCGTGGTTCATGGAGCACGGCCGGCTGACCGTCCAGCGGTCCAAGGCGATCACCCGTGAGGTGAACGATCTCTGCCGCAGGATCCGGCCGCTGGCGGGCGACCTGGTCGACGCCTGGAACATCCCGTCCGCGGTGCTGCGCGCCCCGGACCTGGTGGGCGGAGCCTGA
- a CDS encoding TetR/AcrR family transcriptional regulator has translation MAERSWGGTTLADRRAARRQALLDVAERLAGEEGAAAVTVRSVCREARLTDRYFYESFGGRDDLLLAAFERVADEARSALEEAVAVSAPQADVRAHAAVSAFVALVLDAPHKGRLLLLEPFADPALGAHSHRLMAVFTELVGGQLPGTVDEADRRMAAHALVGGMASLFAGWLRGTLDVSRERLEAHCVELVLTAMSR, from the coding sequence TTGGCGGAACGGAGCTGGGGCGGCACCACGCTCGCCGATCGCCGCGCCGCCCGCCGGCAGGCCCTCCTGGACGTCGCCGAGCGGCTGGCCGGCGAGGAGGGGGCCGCAGCCGTCACGGTCCGGTCCGTCTGCCGTGAGGCACGGTTGACCGACCGCTACTTCTACGAGAGCTTCGGCGGCCGCGACGATCTGCTCCTCGCCGCCTTCGAGCGGGTGGCGGACGAGGCCAGAAGCGCCCTGGAGGAGGCCGTGGCGGTGAGCGCTCCGCAGGCCGACGTCCGGGCCCACGCCGCCGTGTCCGCGTTCGTCGCCCTGGTCCTGGACGCGCCGCACAAGGGCCGTCTGCTGCTTCTCGAACCCTTCGCCGACCCCGCTCTCGGGGCCCACAGCCACCGGCTCATGGCCGTCTTCACCGAACTCGTCGGCGGCCAGCTCCCCGGAACGGTGGACGAGGCCGACCGCCGGATGGCCGCACATGCCCTGGTCGGCGGGATGGCGAGCCTCTTCGCGGGATGGCTGCGCGGCACGCTCGACGTATCGCGCGAACGGCTGGAGGCGCACTGCGTGGAGCTGGTCCTCACGGCGATGTCGCGGTAG
- a CDS encoding aldehyde dehydrogenase family protein: MDTHRHGPGLPPPGGCFAVLDPATGEVFDEAPDQRAEDLDAAVDRAYDAWRSWRADPAARAAALLASADAVEAAGARLAPLLTREQGKPLAESSAEIARTAARLRFFAASAPEPRTITDGRPVRSTLRWRSLGPVAAVVPWNFPLQLASAKFAPALAAGNTVVVKPSPFTPLATRLLGSVLSAALPEGVLTILTGRDPLGALLVSHPGIRHVTFTGSVATGRTVAAGAAGGLARVTLELGGNDAAILLDDVDVERIADRLFWAAFRNCGQVCMAVKRVYVPERLHARVVEALAERAKTVVVGAGLDPDTELGPVANAAQLARVERYTDRALADGARAVAGGHRLDRPGYFYAPTVLADVAPDSPVVTEEQFGPVLPVLPYGSLDDAVEAANATRFGLGGSVWGTDLDRAEEVAGRLECGTAWINHHAELSLAQPFAGVKESGVGVAGGPWGLYGNLSPFVVHRPREEWP, translated from the coding sequence GTGGACACGCATCGGCACGGCCCCGGGCTGCCGCCCCCCGGCGGGTGCTTCGCCGTCCTCGATCCGGCGACGGGCGAGGTGTTCGACGAGGCTCCCGACCAGCGGGCGGAGGACCTGGACGCGGCGGTGGACCGGGCGTACGACGCCTGGCGGAGCTGGCGGGCCGACCCCGCCGCCCGCGCCGCCGCCCTGCTCGCGTCGGCCGACGCCGTGGAGGCGGCCGGGGCGCGGCTCGCTCCCCTGCTCACCCGCGAGCAGGGGAAACCTCTGGCCGAGTCGTCCGCGGAGATCGCCCGTACGGCGGCCCGCCTGCGCTTCTTCGCGGCGTCGGCGCCCGAGCCCCGGACGATCACGGACGGCCGGCCCGTGCGCAGCACGCTGCGCTGGCGGTCGCTCGGGCCCGTCGCCGCCGTCGTCCCGTGGAACTTCCCGCTCCAGCTCGCCTCCGCGAAGTTCGCGCCCGCGCTCGCGGCGGGCAACACGGTGGTGGTCAAGCCCTCGCCGTTCACCCCGCTGGCCACTCGGCTGCTGGGGTCCGTCCTGTCCGCCGCCCTGCCCGAGGGCGTGCTGACGATCCTCACCGGACGGGACCCCCTCGGCGCCCTCCTCGTCTCGCACCCCGGAATCCGCCATGTGACGTTCACCGGTTCGGTGGCCACCGGCCGGACCGTCGCGGCGGGCGCGGCGGGCGGTCTCGCCCGCGTCACCCTGGAACTGGGCGGCAACGACGCCGCGATCCTGCTGGACGACGTGGACGTGGAGCGGATCGCGGACCGGCTGTTCTGGGCGGCGTTCCGCAACTGCGGGCAGGTCTGCATGGCGGTCAAGCGCGTCTACGTCCCGGAGCGGCTGCACGCGCGGGTGGTCGAGGCGCTGGCGGAACGTGCGAAGACCGTGGTCGTCGGGGCCGGCCTCGATCCGGACACGGAGCTGGGGCCGGTCGCCAACGCCGCCCAGCTGGCCCGTGTGGAGCGGTACACGGACCGCGCCCTGGCGGACGGGGCGCGGGCCGTGGCGGGCGGCCACCGGCTGGACCGGCCGGGTTACTTCTACGCCCCCACCGTCCTGGCCGACGTAGCGCCCGACAGCCCGGTGGTGACGGAGGAGCAGTTCGGTCCCGTCCTGCCGGTGCTGCCGTACGGAAGCCTCGACGACGCCGTCGAGGCGGCCAACGCCACCCGCTTCGGCCTGGGCGGTTCGGTGTGGGGGACCGACCTGGACCGGGCCGAGGAGGTGGCCGGCCGGCTGGAGTGCGGTACGGCGTGGATCAACCACCACGCCGAGCTCTCCCTGGCCCAGCCCTTCGCGGGCGTCAAGGAGAGCGGGGTCGGCGTCGCCGGCGGCCCGTGGGGGCTGTACGGCAACCTCAGCCCCTTCGTCGTGCACCGTCCACGGGAGGAGTGGCCATGA
- a CDS encoding oxygenase MpaB family protein, which yields MTPSAPGPEPTGPRTPEPLGPDSLTWRWFGDWRGLLLAPWAGSMQNMHPRLGAAVAEHSRFFEERWQRLFRSLYPIGGVVYDGPLAARTAREVRGYHASISGVDAQGRPYHALDPDTFYWAHATFFMLTVHVADRFGGGLTEAQRHTLFDEHVRWYALYGLSMKPVPGSWEEFQAYWEHMCADVLEDNRPTRDVLNMRRIARPPLLRLLPSPLWALLRVPLVRSTLWLTVGLYPRTVRDRLGLRWTPRDERLLRLVGRLVHHAWKRVPERHRFHPRARAGWDRERGRPAAAPVETPARNLPPEERRGLPQHYVPKADRTGPPPR from the coding sequence GTGACACCGTCAGCCCCCGGACCGGAACCGACCGGCCCGAGAACCCCCGAACCCCTCGGCCCCGACTCCCTCACCTGGCGCTGGTTCGGCGACTGGAGAGGTCTGCTGCTCGCCCCCTGGGCCGGATCGATGCAGAACATGCACCCCCGGCTGGGCGCGGCCGTCGCCGAGCACTCGCGTTTCTTCGAGGAGCGCTGGCAGCGTCTCTTCCGCTCGCTCTACCCGATCGGAGGAGTCGTCTACGACGGCCCGCTCGCCGCCCGGACCGCCCGCGAGGTGCGCGGCTACCACGCCTCGATCAGCGGGGTCGACGCACAGGGCCGCCCGTACCACGCGCTCGACCCGGACACGTTCTACTGGGCCCACGCCACGTTCTTCATGCTGACCGTGCACGTCGCCGACCGCTTCGGCGGCGGCCTCACCGAGGCGCAGCGGCACACCCTCTTCGACGAGCACGTCCGCTGGTACGCGCTGTACGGCCTCTCGATGAAGCCCGTCCCCGGCAGCTGGGAGGAGTTCCAGGCGTACTGGGAGCACATGTGCGCCGACGTCCTGGAGGACAACCGGCCCACCCGCGACGTCCTGAACATGCGCCGGATCGCCCGGCCGCCCCTCCTGCGGCTGCTGCCGTCTCCGTTGTGGGCCCTCCTCCGCGTCCCGCTCGTCCGCTCGACGCTGTGGCTCACGGTCGGCCTGTACCCGCGGACGGTCCGGGACCGCCTCGGCCTGCGCTGGACGCCCCGCGACGAACGGCTGCTGCGGCTGGTGGGCCGGCTGGTCCACCACGCCTGGAAGCGGGTTCCCGAGCGGCACCGCTTCCACCCGCGCGCCCGCGCGGGCTGGGACCGCGAGCGCGGCCGGCCGGCGGCGGCCCCGGTGGAGACGCCCGCCCGGAACCTGCCGCCCGAGGAGCGGCGGGGGCTTCCCCAGCACTACGTACCGAAGGCGGACCGGACCGGGCCGCCACCCCGCTGA
- a CDS encoding ABC transporter substrate-binding protein: MSAPARLLAVAVVAALALTGCSASDSSGDGDTSSAAKTRTVTTDYGKVKVPAEPERVVVLNHALAGYLYDLDVPVRATIPEDADGKGEFSPNWAKEAKEDGTTFLPWSVDGFDLEAILALDPDLIVGGGIGFPLFQAEKVYKDLSDIAPTVLVGKELGDWRSQFSFLADDVFGKPDVYKDHLAAYDRRIGEVKKAIKPPAGPVSFLTFTGDGTAFGLVESVGLPTELKKVGIEPAPVFADGGFKVYGQGGDMFELSTEKVGQTITQPSVFVMGFNADTTDVATLRKNPVYKALPAFRANRAYDLPYWVLRGDYDESMALLDLIEKRFS; this comes from the coding sequence ATGTCTGCTCCTGCCCGCCTTCTCGCCGTCGCGGTCGTCGCCGCGCTGGCCCTCACCGGCTGCTCGGCCTCCGACTCCTCGGGGGACGGAGACACGTCGTCCGCCGCGAAGACCCGAACCGTCACGACCGACTACGGCAAGGTGAAGGTGCCGGCCGAGCCCGAGCGGGTGGTCGTGCTGAACCACGCCCTCGCCGGATACCTCTACGACCTCGACGTGCCGGTCAGGGCCACGATCCCCGAGGACGCCGACGGCAAGGGCGAGTTCTCCCCGAACTGGGCGAAGGAGGCGAAGGAGGACGGCACGACGTTCCTGCCGTGGAGCGTCGACGGCTTCGACCTGGAGGCGATCCTCGCCCTGGACCCCGACCTCATCGTCGGAGGCGGTATCGGCTTCCCGCTGTTCCAGGCGGAGAAGGTGTACAAGGACCTCTCCGACATCGCCCCCACCGTCCTCGTGGGCAAGGAGCTCGGCGACTGGCGGAGCCAGTTCTCCTTCCTCGCCGACGACGTGTTCGGCAAGCCCGACGTGTACAAGGACCACCTGGCCGCGTACGACCGGCGGATCGGCGAGGTGAAGAAGGCGATCAAGCCGCCGGCCGGCCCGGTCTCCTTCCTCACCTTCACCGGCGACGGCACCGCCTTCGGCCTGGTGGAGAGCGTGGGTCTGCCCACGGAGCTGAAGAAGGTCGGCATCGAGCCGGCGCCGGTCTTCGCGGACGGCGGCTTCAAGGTGTACGGGCAGGGCGGCGACATGTTCGAGCTGTCCACCGAGAAGGTCGGCCAGACGATCACCCAGCCGTCCGTGTTCGTGATGGGCTTCAACGCCGACACGACCGACGTCGCCACGCTCAGGAAGAACCCGGTCTACAAGGCGCTGCCCGCCTTCAGGGCGAACCGGGCGTACGACCTGCCGTACTGGGTGCTGCGCGGCGACTACGACGAGTCGATGGCCCTGCTGGACCTCATCGAGAAGCGGTTCTCCTGA
- a CDS encoding siderophore-interacting protein: MAAQRAYTTHPLVLRRVSVRRVHEVTPRMRRVVLGGDDLAAFTRDGIDRPAFAAPGFDDHVKLILASDGDVRAALPAQLPYGIEWTPAEHRVTRDCTPRRVDLDAGELHLDFVLHGDGPAESWSASAREGDELWFVGPKSSLRLPDSLDWILLIGDETALPAIGRFLDERPLDAPAHVLVTVPDDAARQELALRDGDTITWVVAEPGDAVALEAAVRALPSPPGEGYAWAAAESRALLPVRRYLQRERKFPKDRVNITGYWHREEAAAPRTPGTADAPTAPAPAPIPSPLPWLVARAALQLGVIDAVADAPGLSTDALATRAGVPGPGLGVLLPLLAAYDVVVAAEDGAGLRLGTAGEELLDDHAREEYTGHEAELLLALAQLAPALRDGTSPWRLASGTTLHASVTEDAERYGELVEECEQLVFLLDGLTADPLWEGVESCLLTGPGSASVVAALDDAGRRPRLRVAEDAGPAEVLRGCVPAPDRVDFSAGPADVAVAAKALAYRTDEEAAALLGRLAEWTGTAVLVEASRPDNLNPHAAGAALHAYTATGSPLRDSAAVAALAERSGWRVERTVALGWGTEATVLRRA, translated from the coding sequence ATGGCCGCTCAGCGCGCGTACACGACGCACCCGCTCGTTCTGCGCCGGGTCTCCGTCCGCCGCGTCCACGAGGTGACCCCCCGGATGCGGCGGGTCGTCCTCGGCGGCGACGACCTGGCCGCGTTCACCCGTGACGGGATCGACCGCCCCGCTTTCGCCGCGCCCGGCTTCGACGACCACGTCAAGCTGATCCTGGCGTCGGACGGGGACGTCAGGGCGGCGCTCCCCGCCCAGTTGCCGTACGGCATCGAGTGGACGCCGGCCGAGCACCGGGTGACCCGCGACTGCACGCCCCGCCGGGTGGACCTCGACGCGGGAGAACTGCACCTCGACTTCGTGCTGCACGGCGACGGGCCCGCCGAGTCCTGGTCCGCCTCCGCGCGGGAGGGCGACGAGCTGTGGTTCGTCGGCCCCAAGTCGTCGCTCAGGCTGCCGGATTCGCTGGACTGGATCCTGCTGATCGGGGACGAGACGGCGCTGCCCGCGATCGGCCGCTTCCTCGACGAGCGCCCGCTCGACGCCCCGGCGCACGTCCTGGTGACCGTCCCGGACGACGCGGCGCGCCAGGAGCTGGCGCTGCGTGACGGCGACACGATCACCTGGGTGGTCGCGGAGCCGGGCGACGCGGTGGCGCTGGAGGCCGCCGTGCGGGCCCTGCCGTCGCCGCCGGGCGAGGGGTACGCCTGGGCCGCCGCGGAGAGCCGGGCACTGCTGCCGGTACGCCGGTATCTCCAGCGGGAGCGGAAGTTCCCGAAGGACCGGGTGAACATCACGGGCTACTGGCACCGGGAGGAGGCCGCCGCCCCTCGGACGCCGGGCACGGCCGACGCCCCGACCGCGCCTGCCCCCGCCCCGATCCCCTCACCCCTGCCGTGGCTGGTCGCGCGGGCCGCGTTGCAGCTCGGCGTGATCGACGCGGTGGCCGATGCCCCGGGGCTCTCCACCGACGCCCTCGCCACCCGCGCGGGCGTGCCCGGACCGGGACTCGGCGTCCTGCTTCCGCTGCTCGCCGCGTACGACGTGGTGGTCGCCGCCGAGGACGGGGCCGGGCTGCGCCTGGGCACGGCGGGCGAGGAGCTGCTGGACGACCATGCGCGCGAGGAGTACACCGGCCACGAGGCCGAACTGCTGCTGGCCCTCGCCCAGCTGGCGCCCGCGCTGCGGGACGGGACGTCGCCCTGGCGGCTCGCCTCGGGTACGACCCTGCACGCGTCGGTGACCGAGGACGCGGAGCGCTACGGCGAACTGGTCGAGGAGTGCGAGCAGTTGGTCTTCCTGCTGGACGGACTGACGGCCGATCCGCTGTGGGAGGGCGTCGAGAGCTGCCTCCTGACCGGTCCGGGCAGCGCCTCGGTGGTCGCGGCGCTCGACGACGCCGGGCGGCGGCCCCGGCTGCGGGTCGCGGAGGACGCCGGACCGGCCGAGGTCCTGCGCGGGTGCGTTCCGGCGCCGGACCGCGTCGACTTCTCGGCCGGGCCCGCCGATGTCGCCGTCGCCGCGAAGGCCCTCGCGTACCGCACCGACGAGGAGGCCGCCGCCCTCCTCGGGCGGCTGGCGGAGTGGACCGGCACCGCGGTCCTCGTGGAGGCGTCGCGCCCCGACAATCTGAACCCGCACGCGGCCGGGGCGGCGCTGCACGCGTACACCGCGACCGGCAGCCCGCTGCGCGACTCCGCCGCCGTCGCCGCCCTCGCGGAGCGGTCGGGCTGGCGGGTCGAGCGGACCGTCGCCCTGGGCTGGGGCACGGAGGCCACGGTCCTGCGCCGGGCCTGA
- a CDS encoding PQQ-binding-like beta-propeller repeat protein has protein sequence MSLRGGDPAEIGGYPLEKRLGSGGMGTVFLARTSSGRPVAIKLIHQHFAGDEEFRIRFRQEVAAARRVSGAFTAAVVDAAPEAEQPWMATAYIEGPTLSQRISEGGPVGGAELRRLAIGLTEALRDIHRVGVVHRDLKPANVVLSSEGPRVIDFGISRAADQQTLTMTGRVIGTPPFMSPEQLQDPRGVGPRSDVFSLGTLLVFAATGQGPFDADSPYMTAYQVVHEEPSLDAVPPALRAVVEPCLAKEPEGRPSVDELLVLLRDLPADLGGAGPHPGGPVTGRTRDVVTQHHLATPATPSPTGPTPAGPLPSEPFPATPAPSGAGSSGTRVGGRLRRRWRPVLAAAVAVAAIGGGVAALTARGGDADGGGSGPAVPGGTLPAGFEPWRTTVPGGREDIPDELRCVARDDALFCGGGGVVAGRIDPKDGSQVWTVRSPGIPAQGMHLVGATDDTVIGYRIADQDDPQGPPEEVVALDADRGKELWSTPSAAQSTAVTGRTRDAVVAGSAVVTVDSSNSRFEARDARSGAVAWTAPFPDGTQCAPVPEGPRLLAMCARDADVDDLGPRRSTLRTLALDSGELGEAIEIEGPAEPVGDADGSLVLLSPHYEGTERAGYDGVVRVDPASGKVARSRFDTVYEGTPGMADGTLYVSGRTGLVTAFDSATGRKKWARQTGVEGASGPAAGDGAVYFSSATGRVVALAPNDGQSLWSTDPQADGWTGQEGASPRVTVAGRAVFVAAAENSLFAFDARRPPRPR, from the coding sequence GTGTCGCTGCGCGGAGGCGATCCGGCCGAGATCGGCGGGTATCCGCTGGAGAAGCGGCTCGGCTCGGGCGGCATGGGCACGGTCTTCCTGGCCCGTACCAGCTCGGGGCGGCCGGTCGCGATCAAGCTGATCCACCAGCACTTCGCGGGGGACGAGGAGTTCCGCATCCGGTTCCGGCAGGAGGTCGCGGCCGCGAGGCGGGTGAGCGGCGCGTTCACCGCCGCCGTCGTCGACGCCGCCCCCGAGGCGGAGCAGCCGTGGATGGCGACCGCGTACATCGAGGGCCCCACGCTCTCCCAGCGCATCTCCGAGGGGGGTCCGGTCGGCGGGGCGGAGCTGCGGAGGCTGGCCATCGGGCTGACGGAGGCGCTGCGCGACATCCACCGGGTGGGCGTCGTCCACCGCGATCTGAAGCCGGCGAACGTCGTGCTCTCGTCCGAGGGCCCCCGCGTCATCGACTTCGGCATCTCGCGCGCGGCGGACCAGCAGACGCTGACGATGACCGGGCGGGTCATCGGCACGCCGCCCTTCATGTCGCCCGAGCAGTTGCAGGACCCGCGCGGGGTGGGGCCGCGCTCCGACGTCTTCTCGCTGGGAACGCTCCTGGTGTTCGCGGCGACGGGCCAAGGGCCCTTCGACGCGGACAGCCCCTACATGACCGCGTACCAGGTGGTGCACGAGGAACCGTCGCTGGACGCCGTTCCACCGGCCCTGCGCGCGGTCGTCGAACCGTGCCTGGCCAAGGAGCCCGAGGGGCGTCCCTCGGTGGACGAACTCCTGGTGCTGCTGCGGGACCTGCCGGCCGACCTCGGCGGGGCCGGCCCGCACCCCGGCGGACCGGTCACCGGCCGCACCCGCGACGTGGTCACCCAGCACCACCTGGCGACACCGGCCACCCCGTCGCCCACCGGTCCGACACCGGCCGGCCCGCTGCCCTCGGAGCCGTTCCCCGCCACCCCGGCGCCGTCCGGCGCGGGAAGCTCCGGGACCCGCGTAGGCGGTCGTCTGCGGCGCCGGTGGCGGCCCGTGCTCGCGGCGGCGGTCGCCGTCGCGGCGATCGGCGGGGGAGTGGCCGCGCTCACCGCTCGCGGCGGCGACGCGGACGGCGGGGGCAGCGGCCCCGCCGTGCCGGGCGGCACTCTCCCGGCCGGCTTCGAGCCGTGGCGTACGACCGTGCCCGGCGGACGCGAGGACATCCCCGACGAGCTGCGCTGCGTCGCGCGCGACGACGCGTTGTTCTGCGGTGGCGGCGGCGTCGTCGCCGGCCGGATCGACCCCAAGGACGGGTCGCAGGTCTGGACGGTGAGGAGTCCGGGCATCCCCGCCCAGGGCATGCACCTGGTGGGCGCCACCGACGACACCGTGATCGGCTACCGCATCGCCGACCAGGACGACCCGCAGGGCCCGCCCGAGGAGGTGGTGGCCCTCGACGCGGACAGGGGGAAGGAGCTGTGGTCCACGCCCTCCGCCGCCCAGTCGACAGCCGTCACCGGCCGGACCCGCGACGCCGTCGTGGCGGGTTCCGCCGTGGTGACGGTCGACTCCTCCAACTCCCGCTTCGAGGCGCGGGACGCCCGCAGCGGCGCGGTCGCCTGGACGGCGCCGTTCCCGGACGGCACGCAGTGCGCTCCCGTCCCCGAGGGGCCGCGGCTGCTCGCGATGTGCGCGAGAGACGCGGACGTGGACGACCTCGGGCCGCGCCGCTCCACCCTCCGTACCCTCGCCCTCGACTCCGGGGAGCTGGGCGAGGCCATCGAGATCGAGGGGCCCGCCGAGCCGGTGGGCGACGCCGACGGCTCCCTCGTCCTCCTCTCGCCGCACTACGAGGGGACCGAGCGGGCCGGGTACGACGGGGTGGTCCGTGTCGATCCGGCCTCGGGGAAGGTCGCACGCTCCCGGTTCGACACGGTGTACGAGGGCACGCCCGGCATGGCGGACGGCACCCTCTACGTGAGCGGGCGGACCGGTCTGGTCACGGCGTTCGACTCCGCGACCGGCCGCAAGAAGTGGGCGCGCCAGACGGGCGTGGAAGGCGCTTCGGGTCCCGCGGCGGGTGACGGTGCGGTGTACTTCAGCTCGGCCACCGGCCGGGTGGTCGCGCTGGCGCCGAACGACGGGCAGTCGCTGTGGTCGACGGACCCGCAGGCCGACGGGTGGACGGGACAGGAGGGCGCGAGCCCGCGCGTGACCGTGGCGGGGCGTGCGGTGTTCGTGGCGGCGGCCGAGAACTCCCTCTTCGCCTTCGACGCGCGGAGGCCGCCGAGGCCGCGGTGA